In one window of Blattabacterium sp. (Cryptocercus punctulatus) str. Cpu DNA:
- the recG gene encoding ATP-dependent DNA helicase RecG: protein MLHNILEKSIDNLKGLSLKKAHLLNVELNIHTYEDFLFFYPKKYVNCPILEDISKLKFKEKTSKSIIQIMGTITKIEEINYKNKKGKILIARLENKTGFIELVWYHKINFFKKNLKKIIPIIVYGNIQFFQKKIQIIHPNIQKFQFFQKKISILPVYSISKKLKKNGINNFFIMNLLKNLIEESKNNIEEVFFQDLIKKKLMHRREALIQIHFPKSLEKLFQAQYRLKFEELFFLKLSLLSKKNRNIKLLYSYPFLKLGKNFYKFYKHFLPFSLTEDQKKVFREIRNDLKKSIQMNRLLQGDVGCGKTIIAVLSMLIALDNGYQSCLMVPTEVLAIQHYFSIDKMVSLIGIRTALLTSSVSIKKRKFIYSDLLTGKISILIGTHALIQKSVHFKNLGLAIIDEQQRFGVEQRAKILEKNKIPPHILIMTATPIPRTLSMTLYQDLNISIIKELPLDRKPIKTIHFWNKNKPKVFEIIKNQILKGRQIYIIYPTIEKSKKNEYQNLISGYKILKKEFQNLENKIGILHGRMNYQEKNIQMDQFLSGKNKILVSTTVIEVGVDVPNASVILIENADYFGLSQLHQLRGRVGRGPYQSYCFLMTNEKISIESHFRIKVMCQTNDGLEISKKDLKLRGSGDLIIGTKQSGKSCLRIANLIQDYKLMKEVIPIAQNFFHKKPNFFLTHRVYKYYNKYLWKK from the coding sequence ATGTTACATAATATATTAGAAAAATCTATAGATAATTTAAAAGGATTAAGCTTAAAAAAAGCCCATTTATTAAATGTAGAATTAAATATTCATACATATGAAGATTTTCTTTTTTTTTATCCAAAAAAATATGTCAATTGTCCTATATTAGAGGATATATCTAAATTAAAATTTAAAGAAAAAACTTCCAAAAGTATCATACAAATAATGGGTACAATTACAAAAATTGAAGAAATTAACTATAAAAATAAAAAAGGAAAAATATTAATAGCACGTTTAGAAAATAAAACGGGATTTATTGAATTAGTATGGTATCATAAAATAAATTTTTTTAAAAAAAATTTAAAAAAAATAATTCCTATAATAGTTTATGGAAATATTCAATTTTTTCAAAAAAAAATTCAAATTATTCATCCAAATATTCAAAAATTTCAATTTTTTCAAAAAAAAATTTCCATATTACCTGTATACTCGATATCTAAAAAACTAAAAAAAAATGGAATCAATAATTTTTTTATAATGAATTTATTGAAAAATCTAATAGAAGAATCAAAAAATAATATAGAAGAAGTTTTTTTTCAAGATCTTATAAAAAAAAAATTAATGCATAGAAGAGAAGCATTGATTCAAATCCATTTTCCAAAATCTTTAGAAAAACTATTCCAAGCACAATATCGTTTAAAATTTGAAGAATTATTTTTTTTAAAACTATCTCTACTATCTAAAAAAAATAGAAATATAAAACTTTTATATAGTTATCCTTTTTTAAAATTAGGAAAAAACTTTTATAAATTTTACAAACATTTTTTACCATTTTCTTTAACAGAAGATCAAAAAAAAGTTTTTAGGGAAATCCGAAATGACTTAAAAAAATCCATTCAAATGAATCGATTATTACAAGGAGATGTAGGATGTGGAAAAACTATCATTGCTGTATTATCTATGCTAATTGCATTGGATAATGGATATCAATCTTGTTTAATGGTCCCTACTGAAGTTTTAGCTATACAGCATTATTTTTCTATTGATAAAATGGTTTCTTTAATTGGAATTAGAACAGCTTTATTAACAAGTTCAGTATCTATTAAAAAACGAAAATTTATATATAGTGATCTTCTTACAGGAAAAATATCTATTCTTATAGGTACCCATGCCTTAATTCAGAAATCCGTTCATTTTAAAAATCTTGGATTAGCAATAATTGATGAACAACAACGTTTTGGTGTAGAACAAAGAGCTAAAATTTTAGAAAAAAATAAAATACCACCTCATATTTTGATTATGACTGCTACTCCAATTCCTAGAACGTTATCAATGACCCTTTATCAGGATTTAAATATTTCCATTATTAAAGAATTACCTTTAGATAGAAAACCAATAAAAACTATTCATTTTTGGAATAAAAATAAACCTAAAGTATTTGAAATTATAAAAAATCAGATTTTAAAAGGAAGACAAATATACATCATATATCCTACTATAGAAAAATCTAAAAAAAATGAATATCAAAATTTGATAAGTGGCTATAAAATATTAAAAAAAGAATTCCAAAATTTAGAAAATAAAATAGGAATTCTTCATGGTAGAATGAACTATCAAGAAAAGAATATTCAAATGGATCAATTTTTAAGTGGAAAAAATAAAATACTGGTATCCACTACTGTTATAGAAGTAGGAGTAGATGTACCTAATGCTTCAGTTATTTTAATAGAAAATGCAGATTATTTTGGATTATCTCAATTACATCAATTAAGAGGGAGAGTGGGTAGAGGACCATATCAAAGTTATTGTTTTCTTATGACAAATGAAAAAATTAGCATTGAAAGTCACTTTAGAATAAAAGTAATGTGCCAGACTAATGATGGATTAGAAATATCTAAAAAAGATCTTAAATTAAGAGGAAGTGGAGATTTAATAATAGGTACAAAACAAAGTGGGAAAAGTTGTTTACGCATTGCAAATCTTATCCAAGATTATAAATTAATGAAAGAAGTTATTCCAATTGCTCAAAATTTTTTTCACAAAAAACCCAATTTTTTTTTAACTCATAGAGTTTATAAATACTATAATAAATATTTATGGAAAAAATAA
- the rpsU gene encoding 30S ribosomal protein S21 — MVLITTVREGESIDKALKKCKKKFDKTRILKEFREKQQYIKPSEGRRNEILRAIYRERMRLKGEE, encoded by the coding sequence ATGGTATTAATTACGACAGTTAGAGAAGGTGAATCTATTGATAAAGCCCTAAAAAAATGTAAAAAAAAATTTGATAAAACTCGTATTTTAAAGGAATTTAGAGAAAAACAACAATATATAAAACCTTCTGAAGGTAGAAGAAATGAAATATTACGAGCTATATATAGAGAGCGAATGAGATTAAAAGGAGAAGAATAA
- a CDS encoding shikimate dehydrogenase, whose product MIKYSYSKKNHKYIFGLIGKEISYSFSKKFFLKKFQKESIIQTTYEIFDIPKIEEVLSIFNIPYLKGCNITIPYKQSIISFITELMPEAKIIGSVNVIKIDEKKNRIGYNTDILGFELSFKKDMNKFSYKNPKALILGTGGVSSSISFILNKLGIDHKYVSRKKNKNFLIYEEINKDLLENYQIIINCTPLGTYPKINLCPSLPYKWISSHHYLYDLVYNPPKTLFLKKGEEKGAMIRNGLEMFRIQAEESWKIWNS is encoded by the coding sequence ATGATAAAATATAGTTATTCTAAAAAAAACCATAAATATATTTTTGGATTGATTGGAAAAGAAATTAGTTATTCTTTTTCAAAAAAATTTTTTTTAAAAAAATTTCAAAAAGAATCTATTATTCAGACAACTTATGAAATATTCGATATTCCAAAAATAGAGGAAGTTTTATCTATTTTTAATATTCCTTATTTAAAAGGATGCAATATTACTATTCCATATAAACAAAGCATCATTTCTTTTATTACTGAATTAATGCCAGAAGCAAAAATTATTGGATCTGTAAATGTTATAAAAATTGATGAAAAAAAAAATCGTATTGGATATAATACAGATATTTTAGGTTTTGAATTATCCTTTAAAAAAGATATGAATAAATTTTCATATAAAAATCCCAAGGCATTAATTTTGGGTACTGGTGGAGTTTCTAGTTCCATTTCATTTATTTTAAATAAATTAGGAATTGATCATAAATATGTCTCTAGGAAAAAAAATAAAAATTTTTTGATTTATGAAGAAATTAATAAAGATCTATTAGAAAATTATCAAATTATTATTAATTGTACTCCTTTAGGAACCTATCCAAAAATAAATTTATGTCCTTCTTTACCCTATAAATGGATATCTTCTCATCATTATCTATACGATTTAGTTTATAATCCCCCTAAAACTTTATTTCTAAAAAAAGGAGAAGAAAAAGGAGCAATGATTCGAAATGGATTAGAAATGTTTCGTATTCAAGCTGAAGAATCTTGGAAAATATGGAATTCTTGA
- the ribD gene encoding bifunctional diaminohydroxyphosphoribosylaminopyrimidine deaminase/5-amino-6-(5-phosphoribosylamino)uracil reductase RibD, which produces MEYKKKFMYRAIQLAKNGLGTTSPNPMVGCVIEKNGLILSEGWHYKIGMYHAEINAINFVKDLSLLVDSTLYVTLEPCVHFGKTPPCVDLIIKNRIPRVVIGTQDPCDKVNGLGIKKLREYGIEVIENVLKNECRYLNKRFFTFYEKNRPYVILKWAQSYDGFMDNSIKKNSWISGIYSRQLSHKWRSEEDSILVGRKTVINDNPKLNVRKWFGNNPIRIVLDRNLSISDTYFVLDKTKYTIIFTEKKKENRKNTEFVQISFDKKIIKNILNYLYKKKIISLIVEGGKMTLESFIKEKIWDESRIFICNIFLKNGLKSPIISGKIFQKKYIEKDKLVIKIPF; this is translated from the coding sequence ATGGAATATAAAAAAAAATTTATGTATAGAGCTATTCAACTAGCTAAAAATGGATTAGGAACAACATCTCCTAATCCTATGGTAGGATGTGTTATAGAAAAAAATGGATTGATCCTTTCAGAAGGATGGCATTATAAAATTGGCATGTATCATGCAGAAATAAATGCTATTAATTTTGTTAAAGATTTATCCTTATTGGTAGATTCTACACTTTATGTAACATTAGAACCATGTGTTCATTTTGGGAAAACACCACCTTGTGTTGATTTAATTATTAAGAATAGAATTCCTAGAGTTGTAATAGGTACACAAGATCCTTGTGATAAGGTAAATGGATTAGGAATAAAAAAATTAAGGGAATATGGAATAGAGGTAATAGAAAATGTATTAAAAAATGAATGTCGTTATTTAAATAAACGATTTTTTACTTTTTATGAAAAAAATAGACCTTATGTTATATTGAAATGGGCACAAAGTTATGACGGATTTATGGATAATTCAATAAAAAAAAATTCATGGATTAGTGGAATTTATTCTCGACAATTGAGTCATAAATGGAGATCTGAAGAGGATAGTATTTTAGTTGGAAGAAAAACAGTAATCAATGATAACCCAAAATTAAATGTTAGAAAATGGTTTGGAAATAATCCTATTAGAATTGTATTGGATCGAAATTTAAGTATATCCGATACTTATTTTGTTTTAGATAAAACAAAATACACAATTATTTTTACAGAAAAAAAAAAAGAAAACCGTAAAAATACGGAATTTGTTCAGATTTCTTTTGATAAAAAAATAATCAAAAATATTTTGAATTATTTATACAAAAAAAAGATTATTTCTTTAATTGTAGAGGGGGGTAAAATGACTTTAGAAAGTTTTATAAAAGAAAAAATTTGGGATGAATCTAGAATTTTTATCTGTAATATTTTTTTAAAAAATGGATTAAAATCACCTATAATAAGTGGAAAAATTTTTCAAAAAAAATATATAGAAAAAGATAAATTAGTTATTAAAATTCCATTTTAA
- a CDS encoding 4Fe-4S dicluster domain-containing protein, whose product MSIKITDECINCGACELECPNHAIYEGGKKWRISDGTSKKITKYKNPIKKDIYFIVSEKCTECIGFYEEPQCVIICPVNCCIVDENNLESKDSLLKKKKFLHDGIPIKF is encoded by the coding sequence ATGTCTATAAAAATAACAGATGAATGTATAAATTGTGGAGCTTGCGAATTGGAATGCCCAAATCATGCAATATATGAAGGAGGAAAAAAGTGGAGAATATCAGATGGAACATCTAAAAAAATAACAAAATATAAAAATCCTATAAAAAAAGATATTTATTTTATTGTATCAGAAAAATGTACAGAATGTATTGGTTTTTATGAAGAACCTCAATGTGTAATTATTTGTCCAGTGAATTGTTGTATAGTAGATGAAAATAATTTAGAATCTAAGGATAGTCTTCTTAAAAAGAAAAAATTTTTACATGATGGAATCCCAATAAAATTTTAA
- the lpdA gene encoding dihydrolipoyl dehydrogenase yields MNNYDVVVIGSGPGGYVSAIRSSQLGLRTAIIEKHQELGGTCLNVGCIPSKSLLYSSKYFLFAKKEHYLHGIFYEKLSLDFEKMMKRKNNIIKKTNEGVKYLIKKNKIDLYQGIASFKTNHSLSIIDKKYLKEITKIKFQYCIIATGSKPTCLPSLNFDIQKRIISSTEALSLKEIPKRLIIIGGGIIGLELGSIYHRLGSRVTIIETMDKIISNMDHSLSKEIQKILEKSSIQIENSLLINNIKILENTKEISVHVKKNNGKEMKYIGDYCLLSIGRYPNTKYLGLDNIGIKKDKNGFILVNDFLQSSINNIYAIGDVIGGKMLAHKAEEEGLYVSEYLSGQKPNKINYNLVPSVIYTYPEISSVGKTEKKIKEEGIEYNIGIFPMKSLGISQASGCTSGFIKILSHKKTDEILGVHMIGEHVTDMIMEATVAMEFHASSEDIYRICHPHPTFSESIKEAALLSFENNSIHM; encoded by the coding sequence ATGAATAATTACGATGTTGTTGTTATAGGATCTGGTCCCGGAGGTTATGTATCTGCTATTCGTTCAAGTCAACTTGGTCTTCGTACGGCTATTATAGAAAAACATCAAGAATTAGGTGGAACATGTTTAAATGTCGGTTGTATTCCTTCTAAATCTCTTTTATATTCTTCTAAATATTTTCTTTTTGCAAAAAAAGAACATTATCTACATGGAATTTTTTACGAAAAATTATCCTTAGATTTCGAAAAAATGATGAAAAGAAAAAACAATATAATAAAAAAAACAAATGAAGGAGTTAAATATTTAATAAAAAAAAATAAAATTGATTTATATCAAGGAATAGCATCTTTTAAAACAAATCATAGTTTATCTATCATAGATAAAAAATATTTAAAAGAAATAACAAAAATAAAATTTCAATATTGTATTATAGCAACAGGATCAAAACCAACCTGTCTCCCTTCATTAAATTTTGATATACAAAAAAGAATTATTTCCTCTACAGAAGCTCTTTCTCTAAAGGAAATACCAAAAAGATTAATAATAATAGGAGGAGGTATTATTGGATTAGAATTAGGTTCTATTTATCATAGATTAGGAAGTCGAGTTACTATTATTGAAACTATGGATAAAATTATATCAAATATGGATCATTCTTTAAGTAAAGAAATTCAAAAAATATTGGAAAAATCTTCTATTCAAATAGAAAATTCCTTATTAATAAATAATATAAAAATATTAGAAAATACTAAAGAAATTTCGGTTCATGTTAAAAAAAATAATGGAAAAGAAATGAAATATATAGGGGATTATTGTCTCCTATCAATCGGAAGATATCCAAATACTAAATATCTTGGATTAGATAATATAGGTATAAAAAAAGATAAAAATGGATTTATCCTTGTTAATGATTTTTTACAAAGTTCTATAAATAATATTTATGCTATAGGAGATGTAATAGGAGGAAAAATGTTAGCACATAAAGCAGAGGAAGAAGGATTATATGTTTCAGAATACCTATCTGGACAAAAACCAAATAAAATAAACTATAATTTGGTCCCTTCCGTCATTTATACTTATCCTGAAATTTCCAGTGTTGGAAAAACAGAAAAAAAAATAAAAGAAGAAGGAATAGAATATAATATAGGAATTTTTCCAATGAAATCATTAGGAATTTCACAAGCAAGTGGGTGTACATCAGGATTTATAAAAATTTTATCCCATAAAAAAACGGATGAAATACTAGGAGTTCATATGATAGGTGAACATGTTACAGATATGATTATGGAAGCTACTGTTGCAATGGAATTCCATGCTTCTTCAGAGGATATTTATAGAATATGTCATCCTCATCCAACTTTTAGTGAATCTATAAAAGAAGCAGCATTATTGAGTTTTGAAAATAATTCAATACATATGTAA
- a CDS encoding deoxyhypusine synthase family protein, giving the protein MKETITSFIEKYFLHFNALSLSEAAKAYKYHIKNNGKMMITLAGAMSTAELGKILSEMIRKDKVHIISCTGANLEEDIMNLIAHTHYKKIFNYRDLTPDEEKSFLKKGLNRITDTCIPEEQAFKKLQQPIFSIWKRAQEKSERYFPHEYIYQLLLENILEPYYNINSQDSWVLAAAKKNLPIVVPGWEDSTIGNLFSSYCIKKLFSPYIVKNGIEYMIYLAKWYQKESIKNKIGFFQIGGGISGDFPICVVPMLSQDIGLQHIPFWSYFCQISDSTTSYGSYSGAIPNEKITWGKLDKDTPQFIIESDATIVAPLIFAYILNM; this is encoded by the coding sequence ATGAAAGAGACTATTACTTCATTTATTGAAAAATATTTTCTTCATTTTAATGCACTATCTTTATCAGAAGCAGCAAAAGCCTACAAATATCATATTAAAAATAATGGTAAAATGATGATTACATTAGCGGGAGCTATGAGTACTGCAGAATTAGGGAAAATTCTATCTGAAATGATACGAAAAGATAAAGTTCATATTATTTCTTGTACTGGTGCTAATTTAGAGGAAGATATAATGAATTTAATAGCTCATACACATTATAAAAAAATTTTTAATTATAGGGATTTAACTCCTGATGAAGAAAAATCTTTTTTAAAAAAAGGATTAAACCGTATTACGGATACTTGTATTCCAGAAGAACAAGCTTTTAAAAAATTACAACAACCTATTTTCAGTATTTGGAAAAGAGCTCAAGAAAAGTCCGAACGCTATTTCCCCCATGAATATATTTATCAATTATTACTAGAAAATATTTTAGAACCCTATTACAATATTAATTCCCAAGATAGTTGGGTCTTAGCTGCAGCTAAAAAAAACTTACCTATAGTAGTTCCAGGATGGGAAGATAGTACAATTGGGAACCTTTTCTCTTCATATTGTATTAAAAAATTATTTTCTCCATATATCGTAAAGAATGGAATCGAATACATGATTTATTTAGCAAAATGGTATCAAAAAGAATCTATAAAAAATAAAATAGGATTTTTTCAAATAGGAGGAGGAATTTCTGGTGATTTTCCTATTTGTGTTGTTCCTATGCTATCACAAGATATAGGATTACAACATATACCTTTTTGGTCTTATTTTTGTCAAATTTCTGATTCTACAACTAGTTATGGATCCTATTCAGGAGCCATTCCTAACGAAAAAATTACTTGGGGTAAATTAGATAAAGATACTCCTCAATTTATTATTGAATCCGATGCAACTATTGTTGCTCCATTAATTTTTGCATATATATTAAATATGTAA
- the rny gene encoding ribonuclease Y: MKINVGFSVLMGFMIGIITCFFFGKKIILKKYIQLLEKANIKAKKIIKNAEKEGNSIKKNKIIQAREKFIELQSKYEKNIHFREKKIIDIENQTKEKENRLSKEIEIYFKRNNRLESKIFDYEKKIKIIQKKKEEFDNIHIKKVELLEKISKYSSEEAKNELIDIFKEDAKVKAQSYIQNIIEESQLTAKMKARKIIIQAIQRIGTEQAVENSVSIFNIESDDVKGRIIGREGRNIRSLEKATGVEIIVDDTPEAILLSCFNPIRREIARLSLHKLVIDGRIHPAKIEEIVSKTEKQIEEEIIEIGKKNIIDLGIHSIHPELIRMIGRMKYRSSYGQNLLQHSREVSHLSGILASELGLNAKLAKRAGLLHDIGKIPETESELSHAILGMQWAEKYGENVEICNAIGSHHDEIEMKTLISTIVQVSDSISGARPGVRKNSFESYSKRLKNLENIAFSFDGVNKAFAVQAGRELRVLVESKKIDDKKAFQLSYDITEKIKKEMTYPGQIKVTVIRETRAVQIAR; encoded by the coding sequence ATGAAAATAAATGTTGGGTTTTCGGTTTTAATGGGGTTCATGATTGGAATTATTACATGTTTTTTTTTTGGAAAAAAAATAATATTAAAAAAATATATTCAATTATTAGAAAAAGCTAATATTAAAGCAAAAAAAATTATAAAAAATGCAGAAAAGGAAGGAAATTCTATAAAAAAAAATAAAATTATTCAAGCAAGAGAAAAATTTATAGAACTTCAATCTAAATATGAAAAAAATATTCATTTTAGAGAAAAAAAAATAATTGATATAGAAAATCAAACAAAAGAAAAAGAAAATAGACTTTCAAAAGAAATTGAAATTTATTTTAAAAGAAATAATCGCCTAGAATCCAAAATTTTTGATTATGAAAAAAAAATTAAAATTATTCAAAAAAAAAAGGAAGAATTTGACAATATTCATATAAAAAAAGTAGAATTACTTGAAAAAATATCCAAATATTCTTCTGAAGAAGCTAAAAATGAATTAATTGATATCTTTAAAGAAGATGCAAAAGTAAAAGCACAATCATACATACAAAACATTATAGAAGAATCACAACTAACTGCTAAAATGAAAGCAAGGAAAATTATAATTCAAGCTATCCAAAGAATTGGAACAGAACAAGCAGTTGAAAATTCTGTATCTATTTTCAATATAGAATCAGATGATGTAAAAGGACGTATTATTGGACGAGAAGGAAGAAATATAAGATCTTTAGAAAAAGCAACAGGTGTAGAAATTATTGTAGATGATACTCCAGAAGCTATACTTTTATCTTGTTTTAATCCTATACGAAGAGAAATAGCTAGATTATCTCTTCATAAATTGGTAATAGATGGACGAATTCATCCTGCAAAAATTGAAGAAATTGTATCAAAAACAGAAAAACAAATTGAAGAAGAAATCATAGAAATAGGAAAAAAAAATATAATTGATTTAGGAATTCATTCTATACATCCAGAATTAATTAGAATGATAGGAAGAATGAAATACCGGTCTTCTTATGGACAAAATCTTTTACAACATTCTCGAGAAGTTTCTCATTTATCAGGAATATTAGCTTCTGAATTAGGATTAAATGCAAAATTAGCAAAACGTGCAGGATTATTACACGATATTGGAAAAATTCCTGAAACTGAATCTGAACTTTCTCATGCTATTTTAGGAATGCAATGGGCTGAAAAGTATGGAGAAAATGTAGAAATTTGTAACGCTATAGGATCTCATCATGATGAAATAGAAATGAAAACCCTCATTTCTACCATTGTACAAGTATCCGATTCTATTAGTGGAGCACGTCCTGGAGTAAGGAAAAATTCTTTTGAATCTTATTCAAAAAGATTAAAAAATTTGGAAAATATTGCTTTCAGTTTTGATGGAGTTAATAAAGCTTTCGCTGTACAAGCAGGTAGAGAACTACGTGTTTTAGTAGAAAGCAAAAAAATAGATGATAAAAAAGCTTTTCAATTATCTTATGATATAACAGAAAAAATAAAAAAAGAAATGACTTATCCTGGTCAAATAAAAGTAACAGTAATCAGAGAAACTAGGGCAGTACAAATAGCTAGATAA
- a CDS encoding cysteine desulfurase family protein, whose amino-acid sequence MQRAYLDNAATTPVRNEVIKVMVNALKYSFGNPSSTQHSYGRAARSIIEESRIRIAKNIKSSPYEIIFTSGGTEANNIILRSSVIDLKVQYILTSPLEHHSVLQTVSDLCYKYKVFVEFIKIKDRGVIDLNHLEMLLKKNHSKKILVSLMYANNEIGNLLEIDKVGTLCKENNAYFHSDTIQIIGNFPINMNQLPLDFATASAHKFYGPKGIGFIFIREKLIKKIKSLITGGNQEYGIRSGTENVYGIIGLSEALHLSYCNFINHIEKIKNLKSYCISELKKIIPNIIFNGLSDSFDKSIPTILNFFYPKKDHLLYFHLDLMGVAISKGSSCSSKTLKKVSHVIQSISNKYLLKNMTPIRISFGIFNEKKDIDLLIEAFNKIKNIEKNFLIKKR is encoded by the coding sequence ATGCAACGAGCATATTTGGATAATGCAGCTACAACACCTGTAAGAAACGAAGTTATAAAAGTAATGGTAAATGCTTTAAAATATTCATTTGGTAATCCCTCTTCTACACAACATAGTTATGGAAGAGCGGCTCGTTCTATAATAGAAGAATCGAGAATTCGTATAGCAAAAAATATAAAATCTTCTCCATATGAAATCATTTTTACTTCTGGTGGAACGGAGGCTAATAACATAATTTTGCGATCTTCTGTCATAGATTTAAAAGTTCAATATATATTGACTTCACCATTGGAACATCATTCCGTATTGCAAACTGTTTCAGATCTCTGTTATAAATATAAAGTTTTTGTAGAATTTATTAAAATTAAAGATAGAGGAGTTATAGATTTAAATCATTTGGAAATGTTATTAAAAAAAAATCATTCTAAAAAAATTCTTGTTAGTTTAATGTATGCTAATAACGAAATAGGAAATTTATTAGAAATAGATAAAGTTGGTACTCTTTGTAAAGAAAATAATGCTTATTTTCATTCCGATACAATTCAAATTATTGGTAATTTTCCAATTAATATGAATCAATTACCTTTGGATTTTGCCACTGCTAGTGCACATAAATTTTATGGACCAAAAGGAATAGGTTTTATTTTTATTAGGGAAAAATTAATAAAAAAAATCAAATCATTAATTACAGGGGGGAATCAAGAATATGGAATTCGTTCAGGCACAGAAAATGTTTATGGAATTATTGGATTATCGGAAGCTTTACATTTATCTTATTGTAATTTTATAAATCATATAGAAAAAATTAAAAATTTAAAATCTTATTGTATTTCAGAATTGAAAAAAATAATTCCTAATATTATTTTTAATGGTTTATCAGATTCTTTTGATAAAAGTATTCCTACTATATTAAATTTTTTTTATCCAAAAAAAGATCATTTATTATATTTTCATTTAGATTTAATGGGAGTTGCTATTTCTAAAGGTAGTTCTTGTAGTTCTAAAACCTTAAAAAAGGTATCTCATGTTATTCAATCTATTTCAAATAAATATTTATTAAAAAATATGACTCCTATAAGGATTTCTTTTGGAATTTTTAATGAAAAGAAAGATATTGATTTATTAATTGAAGCTTTCAATAAAATAAAAAATATAGAAAAAAATTTTTTAATTAAAAAAAGGTAA
- a CDS encoding succinate dehydrogenase cytochrome b subunit, with protein MNQYNFIQSSIGQKVVMATTGIFLMSFLLIHLSVNLFLFYGEEAFNNAVFFMRKNIFIRILEYVLALGFIVHILFGIKLHLKNEKSKGKVDYSLKKSLITFSSRTMIYTGFIILCFLILHLMNFTIPMKYNSSANSDYIIVITLFKNPLYTLIYVFSFLILGIHLNHGFQSSFQSLGFYKKKKFFWIKKLGFFYFLFVCSGFSIIAIWFFFNSN; from the coding sequence GTGAATCAGTATAATTTTATTCAATCTTCTATTGGTCAAAAAGTAGTGATGGCAACTACTGGAATCTTTCTTATGTCTTTTCTTTTGATTCATTTAAGTGTAAACCTTTTTCTTTTTTATGGAGAAGAGGCATTTAATAATGCAGTTTTTTTTATGAGAAAAAATATTTTTATCCGAATATTAGAATATGTTCTTGCATTGGGTTTTATAGTCCATATTTTATTTGGAATAAAATTACATTTGAAAAATGAAAAATCAAAAGGTAAAGTAGATTATTCCTTAAAAAAATCTTTGATTACATTTAGTAGTAGAACAATGATTTATACTGGATTTATCATATTATGTTTTTTAATTTTGCATTTAATGAATTTTACAATTCCCATGAAATATAATAGTAGTGCTAATTCAGATTATATTATAGTAATTACTTTATTTAAAAATCCATTATATACATTAATATATGTTTTTTCATTTTTAATTTTAGGTATTCATTTAAATCATGGATTTCAGTCTTCTTTTCAATCATTGGGTTTTTATAAAAAAAAGAAATTTTTTTGGATAAAAAAATTAGGTTTTTTTTATTTTTTGTTTGTTTGTTCTGGATTTTCTATTATAGCTATTTGGTTTTTTTTCAATAGTAATTAA